The Misgurnus anguillicaudatus unplaced genomic scaffold, ASM2758022v2 HiC_scaffold_29, whole genome shotgun sequence genomic sequence ataaacaacattaaatgaTATCAATACATTACCTGCACTTGTGTCTTTATCATCTGTTGTAATAGAATAAAGATGAGCATCTCTTGTAATGAATAAAGTTTAAAAGACCATTTGTCAAAGCTTTATGTCTTGTGAAGCCTTCATagaaataatgttttgtttttacctttcttctttttcttaaTTTCTTTCTTAGATTTCAGTTCAATATCAGCATAGATGTGATCAGCTGCTTTACGTACATTGTCTAtaataaagaataaagaaatgaTTAAGAGTTTTCTCCTCTCAGCCTAagacattgtaaaaaatatttgaaattttgaaaattatttgacccttaaaggtcacgttttttgtgatcccatttttcaaactttagtaagtgtgtaatgttgctgttagagtaTAAATAATGCCTGCAAAATGATGAAGCTTAAAGTTCAATGCTAAGcaatacattttctttaacagaactcgctttttaaagcctacagcgaacggtcggtttggactacagcccccTACTTTCTGGAAGTATTTACATAGGAATACGTCAGTTGCTAGCTAAGCTCAAGCGGCTcaggctaagctaagctgctgtccaatcacaacacactaaacaagctacacaatcagaactcaatacGTATTTcagaaggagggacttcatagaacaaggaagacatcaccCCTTTTAGgcagtgaaaacagcggtatagaCCCCTtgaaggtttgtaaacattgaatgactatcgggtgcgcgcgcagcatggggttaAACTGTTCATACCGTCCAGGCTTTAtcatttaatctaacagggctgaaaaatgatgacttacctcaaatgaagtgagcactacaaacacaagcctctttgatatttgcattgttccagtctgcacgttaattgccaacccagtctcaccccatgtcgtcaatatttgacgacacttgaccaatatgtgacgcggagggtatacctttcgcgtcattttttgacgaactggggacttcaatactattacgtccgttgcattctcttctcctattttcttaccattttcgcgtcggtttagggttagatttacataatgacatccctacccaaacctaactctaaccccaacgccaggtgacaactgtttctaaccccaacgccaggtgacaactgtttaatttcgcgtacactgtttaatttcgcgtacactgtttaattttgcgtaatctaaccctaaaccgacgcgaaaattgtaagaaaataggagaagagaatgcaacggacgtaatattttgcatgaatcgcgaaaacttaacggaagaccttgtgcgattttcacagcccacaacTAAGAAGGCATtattgacgataccgaatactACGCAACTCAATCggctgtaatggcttttctgaccccgacatgcgcagtgggaaccgcctgtgacgtgaaccgtgaaggggtctatagagaTAActcaattgtgtgaaaaatactgagTTCTTTTACAcacgaaacatgaacacatgttatattgcgcactgtaaacacaatcatagcTTAAAATACACAGGAAAtatgttaaaggggccatggcatgaaaatctgactttttccatgtttaagtgctatgattgggtccccagtgctgcTATCAtcctagaaaatttgaaaaagatcaacccagtaacttagttttggtaaaccattctctacaaccACATgaaaaataggtagttgaaatttggctctccttataatgtcataaggagctcttattataataatacaaccccttaatccaaccacagcactgccaatTATTGcacagagaaaataattcacagaacaattgaatttcaacaaaccaccatcattgtgatcagtgtttgcacttcatctgctcatgtgcattttaaaggacacacccaaaactgcacatttttgcgcACACCTactaagtggcaattttaacatgctataataaattatttatgtgtaattttgagctaaaacttcacatatgtgctttggggacaccaaagatttatttgacatcttaaaaaattccTGTGACATGGgccctttaatgttaataacgATCATAAAGATGAGCATCTCTTGTAATGAATAAAGTTTCAAAAGGGATGTAATTGGATCAGCTCTTATAAAATCAGATTTCTGGCACTGAtcataataaatgaatgtaCTGACTTACCAGTCGGCAATGGAGTGTAAACATCTTCAGCCTGTTTCTGATCTGATGTCAGACTGATGTTCTGCTGTTGACTGACAGCTGAGAGACACTGAgagagttttttgtttttgtagcaCCACAGCAGGACCAAGAAAAAGATCAAAAACATGAAGCTCAGCACAAAACCAAGATTAAGACCAAGAGATGAAGATCTTGCGGCTGGAAAAGCAGAGATACATTCATATATTACTATATATGCATATGCAAAAACATTTCAACAGTGCTTATAGAGGAGCGAGATCACCTCTGACTGAGATCCAGCTTGTTGGAGATTCTCCTCTCTCTGGGTGTTTACAGTAGTAGAAACCCTCATATATCTTTGAGACTGTAGGGATGATCATCATGTCTCTTGTAGTCTGACTCTGCACCTCTGATCCATCTTTATAAAATTCAGCTTTCAGGTTAGAgggttttttattttgatataaacAGCGTAGAGTCAGAGGATCTCTTTCAGTCACAGGATGAACAGGACTGTCCAGAATCACATCAACATCTACACAACAGAAGAAACGACTGAagattataaattataaaaatatatcagaTTGATTATCGGCTTGTTATATCAGATTGATTATCGGCTTgtaaaatcccatagacttaaaatgaaaagcaTCTTTAACCATTATATAAGAACCAGAATATAATAGAGACATCCTAGCAACCAGCAAGAAAATCtatagtaatatttatttaatatccaaaatctaaaatgaataaataatgatttgTAGACTCACTGTGTACTGAGATATTAACAGGATGAAGTTTCTCTCCAGATTCAGACTGACACCAGTACACTCCAGTATCAGATGTGTGGAGATATCTGATTGTACATGTAGATGTTGTTCCTgtagatctccagtctgatggTGAACAAGGGTTCAGTTTGTCTGTGTATCTTCTCACTGTCCATCCAGTAGAGTTACTGTGATCCTCACAgctcagagagagagattcaGATGAGAAGTGTTGAGATCTGTTGGGTCTGATGATCAGAGAGACTGAAGGAGAAACACCTGAgaagaaaatgacagaaaatcatctttataagagataaataaataaatgaatgatatAAGACACAGAGTGTAAGAGATTGTTGTTGTTTAGTTGTGTGTGATGAACTCACCAGTGATCcacagtgtttgtgtgttactGTACTCTGTGTGATAGACTGGATCTCCTCTCTCTGCTCTGCACATATAAACTCCTGTGTGCTTCACAGTCACTGAACTCACTGTGTAGATGCCTTTAGATCCTTCACTGCTGTTTGACACCAGCTGATAATCATCTTTATTCAATGTAGAGTAAAAATGTAATacacatgttaaaattaaatactcAAAATCTAACTTGACCTTTAAAAACTGTTTTGAATAAACCCAGTTAATGTAGAAGTTATGAGAAGAATGAGATATTACCTGAGTAAAGACTCTGTACAGTGAACCAGCTGAATGTCCAGCCTGTAGATGAACTTCTAACCTCACACATCAGAGTCACTGAATCTCCTTCAGTCAACCACTGCTGTGGAGAAACACTTAAAACTGTCTGTGGTTTATCTGAAAGTGATCAATCTCTCATGAATAACATGTTACACTTCATCTCTTCACACTAATAATGATGAACAAACATATAAACTCACCTGATGATACAGTCAGTGTAACAGCATCACTCATCTCAGTGTTGTGTTCACGTATCTTTCCTCTACAGGTGTATTTATCACTGTCAGTCTGTTGAATGTTGTTGATTTTACACTCTTGTGCATTGCATTGGTGCCAGTTATATGTCCACTTAAACCAGCTGTATGTCCACTCAGTGTCTCCTGTATCCTGTATGTCACATCTCAGAGTAACAGTTTCTCCTCTGAACAGCTGTTTGTCAGGATCAACACTCACTACAGGTTTAGGACTCCCTGTACAAACACAGATGTATTACacaatatttaaaacaacgtgtgatattatgaaattattatttcagGTTGTTGAGATGCACAGTAGtacaattaaacataaataaagtaTAATAAAAGCAGTCTGTTAGACTTTCATGTTTCATGTTGTCTCTCACCTTTAACATTTATCCAcagtccatcactgtagtttgTGTAATAGTCTGGTTTTCCTCTTCCAGCTCTACACCAGTACTGACCTCCATCTGAAACTTTAACACTGTGGATTGTGTAAGAGTTTGTTTCTGTTGTTGTCTtcacaatgttttgtgtgtttttgtaccAGTAAAACTTCCATCCAGTAGACTGATTAATGTCACACTTCAGAGTCACTGTGTTACCTGTCAGTACAGATCCTTCAGTGTCTGATGTGAGTTTAGGTTTTGGTTTTAATCCTGCAGGAGAGTAAAACACATTCAGATCCTGAAGAGTCTCAGAGTTCATCTGTTCTTTATTAGCTTAAAAATCTCATCACATGCTGCGTTACCAATGCAGATTTTCACAAAACTTtagcaatattttttttaaatgtcgacAAAAACTATTGAAATGGTGGCATTTCCATTAACTGATGATATGCGACCGAAACATAGTTTTTCTTCTTGCGATTCATCATTCCAGGTTTAAACATCCACCGGCTGCAATATGAGTAATTTTTAACctaattttacattattttaaatcaaaagagatgtaggagtgttatccaaacattattggcaagAAAAGTCTGTTATACCTGGGAGCAGACACGTACTGAGGTGTATCTGAggtattttaaatatgtgacttAATACATCAGGTGACCTGGAAATGCGAATAAATTGTTTCCATTGCCGTTTTGCGAAATTCACCTCTTCTGAATGGCCTGAAAAACCACTTTTTTATGCGAGCATAAAACGTCTTTTGCGATATTTTGGAGGTTTTGCCATATTTTCAattcgcaatgtcaatttgcacaatttaaagggtaatggaaacacaGCTACTGTCGGTTTACATGAAATCCTAAACCTAAATGATCAAATAATTTAACCAAGATATTCTGGtcttaataaaacattaatacACCACAAACACTGACATTAAGTTCCCAATTGTTTATACACACATCAGAATATCttctgtatattttacagtaacactGATATTAAACTCACCCTTCACAGTGAGATGAACAGCAGAGCTTGATAGTGTTTGTGGTCGTCCGTGTATTACTGCACTACACCTTGTGAGGATTTGCAGGaacagatgaacccaaatgcagacgatgtcggggaaaacagaaaacactttatttgacAAACAAAAAACCCACAATGGGGTACAAAACATGAAACACTGACAGATAACACTAAACTTGACTTGActttgactctgactctgacTTGTATAACTACACGAGTAACACGACACAACACaatgatcctgcacagaactaaagaaacactgacattaaatagagcaaaccaaacaagataacgagcggggaacaggtgaagggaataagtaataattaacaataagcaggagaacgagggagcggggacaaatgacaagacaccggaggtacatgccaaacacaaaaactaggcatgaacctccacacaaggccagggactgccagaactctgccaccatgacaaaatacaaatttaacaagacttcaaggcagagtcctgacagtagCCCTCTCTCAAAGGACGCCACCTGGCGTCCAAAAAGGGAACACACAAGacaagaaaacatgacagataATAAACATGACAAGACTAGAAGACATCAGACTAAAACTTAACAAAAGGTGCTAAAAACAAAACTCAAACACACTGAAGTCCACAAAATACTCAAAACAGGACAGTCCATGGGGGTTTGGGGCGAGGACGCAGCAAAGGCCAAGCAGACCTCACTGATCTCGTATGCTCAGTCTGTATCAGTGCATGCTGGGTCGACTGCGCAGAATGCGTGTGACGGGtagactgcgcgggctccggctgtGGTTGCGCGGAAAGCGCGGGCTCCGGCTGTGGCTGCGCGGAAAGCGCGGGCTCCGGCTGTGGCTGCGCGGAAAGCGCGGGCTCCGGCTGCGCGGAaagcgcgggctccggctccgGCTGCGCGGAaagcgcgggctccggctccgGCTGCGCGGAaagcgcgggctccggctccgGCTGCGCGGAAAGCGCGGGCTCCGGCTGCGCGGAaagcgcgggctccggctccgGCTGTGGCTGCGCGGAAAGCGCGGGCTCCGGCTGTGGCTGCGCGGACTGGGCAGACGGCTCTGGCTTGGCAATGGCTCTCCAGAGCGCATTAAAGAGTGCTGTGCGTTCCTTCTCCATCAGCCGGTAAGGAGTTGGACGCACAGCAATGGGCAGCAGAACCGTGACTGTAGGCGATGCGACGGACCCCGACACCGTCGCTGGGTTCAGTAGTGGCAGGATCATTCTGTGAGGATTTGCAGGaacagatgaacccaaatgcagacgatgtcggggaaaacagaaaacactttatttgacAAACAAAAAACCCACAATGGGGTACAAAACATGAAACACTGACAGATAACACTAAACTTGACTTGActttgactctgactctgacTTGTATAACTACACGAGTAACACGACACAACACaatgatcctgcacagaactaaagaaacactgacattaaatagagcaaaccaaacaagataacgagcggggaacaggtgaagggaataagtaataattaacaataagcaggagaacgagggagcggggacaaatgacaagacaccggaggtacatgccaaacacaaaaactaggcatgaacctccacacaaggccagggactgccagaactctgccaccatgacaaaatacaaatttaacaagacttcaaggcagagtcctgacacaCCTGAACTCATCCTGATCAGATTCAGTAGCTCCAGTGATAGTGAGAGAGTCTCTGTTTACAATGTAACGCCCAGAATTAAACACTTCAGTACCACGTTTATACCACAGATATCTCCAGTTTAATGATCTGTACTGATTCTCTATCTCACACTTCAGAGTGACTGTCTCTCCAATGAACACAGATCTGTCTGGTGTTACTCTCACTGTAGCTCTGGGTAAAGCTGAGGAAAGAAGAAAATGAAATTATAACTCATCAGTCTgttaacataaattaataaatctaaataaaattaaataaaacaataaaacaatatatttctGATCACTTTAAAGgtggaaaagaggatgtttgtttaatacatttttgcaatattacctgaaactgtctttactaaatgataaaagactatttattaggcgcactgaaagtaataaaattaatatatgtcatctgtgcaTAAGGTAGGGCCTTATAAACATCAGCCAATCGTTGATGCAATCATCGCAATCGTcattggccctctggcttgtcaatcactgccattacgTTTCTTGCGAGAGACGTGCGCTCCAGTAACGTTACACGAgtgacgcatgcgcattgcgcatgaaactccgtcttaagtttcggtttgttttcattttcgcTACTGCTTTCCTCCTCGAATCTGCACCATGGAAGAGAAGAAACCCGAAGAAGGACGCAAAAGAAAGAGTTTTTAAGTCgctgagaagaggagaaaattgtcagaataatgtaaacaaaccagAGTTGttattggagaaacatttcaacacTGGAGAGCAATGAAAGAACAGAGAGGTGTCAAGACAGACGCGCATGTCGCAAAAATTCTCTTCGacaggtaacagtgattattctttctttgtggaataattattgttgtactgttattcaggtatattgacgttgttcttgtactgtagttgtaagtGACCAGTCTGCTACACGCTAGTCGAAATGGGAGTAGCGTCAACTGATCTAACTTtacgtcttatgtgtttattatcatataatttcacataatgaatccactgatgcgacacagcatatgccagtggtaaacaaacacttgTGTTCAAATACTCGTGCACGAGTTATGGAAGGCGTTTCCTAGAAATGAGCTGTGAAGGAGGGAGGCTGTTCTTGCGCAtgcgcttatttaaaaaactcactaacggtctttggattctcagtcggcggaaacatcctcttttgcgcctttaaAACACTGACACAACACAAAAATGGCATAATGTTTCTGATAATAAACACACCTGAGATGATTATGTCTTTATTCTCCTATTTTACAGACATTGATAATAAACTCACCCTTCACAGTGAGATAAACAGCAGAGCTTGATAGTGAAGTTTGTGGTCGTCCGTGTATCTCTGCACTACAGCTGAACCCATACTGATCATATTCAGTAACTCCAGTGATAATGAGAGAGTCTCTGTTTACAGTGTAATGCCCAGAGTTAAACACTGAACTATGTCTATTAGACCAAAGATATGTCCAGTTTAATGATCTGTACTGATCCTCTATCTCACACTTCAGAGTGACTGTCTCTCCAG encodes the following:
- the LOC141362843 gene encoding basement membrane-specific heparan sulfate proteoglycan core protein-like — protein: MHNKQVNQMKTELMLLNIPNPSQIQIEGPNLPMTNYFTYLGSMRLTKARNTLQRLNNIWKFAQYSTNTKLRLYQSCVLSTLLHGSECWQTTESNIYKRSTFHNKSLRKIKRIFWPNTISNQLLLSQCKYDNMATIIMMAKAMEMDWTSLPRATVRVTPDRSVFTGETVTLKCEIEDQYRSLNWTYQWYNRRTSVFNSERYTANRDSLTINGVTQSDQYKYWCRVERDEQTSLPSSPVNLIVKALPRATVRVTPDSPVFTGETVTLKCEIEDQYSDWRYLWYKARTGTAVFEGNIYTIRSPSDQDEFWCRGERDGRPSSSQYSDYVTLSVKALPRATVTVTPDRSVFTGETVTLKCEIEDQYRNWTYRWFKNTTKVFTSERYTVNRDSFTITGVTESDQDEYWCRGERDGRPQTSLSSSSVNLTVKGLKPKPKLTSDTEGSVLTGNTVTLKCDINQSTGWKFYWYKNTQNIVKTTTETNSYTIHSVKVSDGGQYWCRAGRGKPDYYTNYSDGLWINVKGSPKPVVSVDPDKQLFRGETVTLRCDIQDTGDTEWTYSWFKWTYNWHQCNAQECKINNIQQTDSDKYTCRGKIREHNTEMSDAVTLTVSSDKPQTVLSVSPQQWLTEGDSVTLMCEVRSSSTGWTFSWFTVQSLYSDDYQLVSNSSEGSKGIYTVSSVTVKHTGVYMCRAERGDPVYHTEYSNTQTLWITGVSPSVSLIIRPNRSQHFSSESLSLSCEDHSNSTGWTVRRYTDKLNPCSPSDWRSTGTTSTCTIRYLHTSDTGVYWCQSESGEKLHPVNISVHNVDVILDSPVHPVTERDPLTLRCLYQNKKPSNLKAEFYKDGSEVQSQTTRDMMIIPTVSKIYEGFYYCKHPERGESPTSWISVRAARSSSLGLNLGFVLSFMFLIFFLVLLWCYKNKKLSQCLSAVSQQQNISLTSDQKQAEDVYTPLPTDNVRKAADHIYADIELKSKKEIKKKKKDDKDTSADYLSEAADHIYANIDLKPKKEMNKKKKDKKGNTSEGGKNVYSKLKKGGDQGVAFGSVDVAYS